The following coding sequences are from one Candidatus Nitrosopumilus sp. SW window:
- the dinB gene encoding DNA polymerase IV codes for METRIVFHIDFDYFYAQCEEIRSPELKSKPVCVCVFSDRGGDSGAIATANYTARKYGAKSGIPIVFAKKRLGERKDAVFLPVDFDYYSEMSEKAMKIIEGFSDVFEYVGRDEAYLDVTKRTEGDFHKASHLAQQIKNSIREKTKLSCSIGISPNKLISKIASDFQKPDGLTIVSPEKIEEFLESLKIRDIPGIGKKTEERFVEMNLETIGDVKKLDVFTLNKEFGRKSGTYIYNAVRGIDDEPVKRREPSIQHGKIVTLKKDSKDYKFLLENLSELCKEVHEIIQKKNQMFKSVGISFVQSDLSNKSKSKMLRNSTMSLEELEKTAEQLLKEALENQTITIRRLGVKVSELSENQGQRDITSYF; via the coding sequence TTGGAAACAAGAATCGTTTTCCACATAGATTTTGATTATTTTTATGCTCAGTGTGAAGAGATAAGATCACCAGAATTAAAATCAAAACCAGTTTGCGTATGTGTCTTTTCAGACAGAGGGGGAGATAGTGGAGCAATTGCAACTGCAAATTATACTGCAAGAAAGTACGGTGCAAAATCTGGAATACCAATAGTCTTTGCTAAAAAAAGATTGGGAGAAAGAAAAGATGCTGTGTTTTTACCCGTAGATTTTGATTACTATTCAGAAATGTCTGAAAAAGCAATGAAGATCATAGAAGGATTTTCAGATGTTTTTGAATATGTAGGAAGGGATGAAGCATATTTGGATGTGACAAAAAGAACAGAAGGTGATTTTCATAAAGCTAGTCATCTGGCACAGCAAATTAAAAATTCCATAAGAGAGAAGACAAAACTTAGTTGTTCAATTGGGATTTCCCCAAATAAATTAATTTCAAAGATTGCATCAGATTTTCAAAAACCAGACGGACTAACAATAGTTTCACCAGAAAAAATCGAGGAATTTTTAGAATCATTAAAAATAAGAGACATTCCAGGTATTGGTAAAAAAACAGAAGAAAGATTTGTTGAAATGAATTTAGAAACAATTGGAGATGTAAAAAAACTGGATGTTTTTACTTTGAATAAAGAGTTTGGAAGAAAAAGTGGAACTTACATCTACAATGCAGTAAGAGGAATCGATGATGAGCCAGTAAAAAGAAGAGAACCTAGTATTCAACACGGAAAAATTGTTACTCTAAAAAAAGATTCAAAAGATTACAAATTTCTTTTAGAGAATTTGTCAGAATTATGCAAAGAAGTACATGAGATAATTCAAAAAAAGAATCAAATGTTCAAATCAGTTGGAATAAGTTTTGTTCAATCAGATTTATCAAACAAATCAAAATCAAAAATGCTCAGAAATTCTACTATGAGTTTAGAAGAATTAGAAAAAACAGCAGAACAATTACTAAAAGAAGCACTAGAAAATCAAACAATCACCATCAGACGATTAGGAGTCAAAGTTTCGGAACTTTCAGAGAATCAGGGACAAAGAGACATTACGAGTTATTTTTAG
- a CDS encoding DNA-binding protein — MSDKKSKDAEDILSEFDSRTKSEPEPTPEPEPTPEPEPTPEPEPTPEPEPTPEPEPTPEPEPTPEPEPTPEPEPTPEPEPTPEPEPTPEPEPTPEPEPTPEPEPTPEPEPTPEPEPTPEPEPTPEPEPTPEHSKSSEERDVIFVGTKPIMTYVSATLTQLSTRPTVTIKARGKRITQAVDVSQMIVKRMDSVGYVISDVRISSDSLTSQDGKQRNVSTMEIDISKE; from the coding sequence TTGAGTGACAAAAAATCCAAAGATGCAGAAGATATTTTATCTGAATTTGACTCTAGAACTAAATCGGAACCTGAACCAACACCAGAACCTGAACCAACACCAGAACCTGAACCAACACCAGAACCTGAACCAACACCAGAACCTGAACCAACACCAGAACCTGAACCAACACCAGAACCTGAACCAACACCAGAACCTGAACCAACACCAGAACCTGAACCAACACCAGAACCTGAACCAACACCAGAACCTGAACCAACACCAGAACCTGAACCAACACCAGAACCTGAACCAACACCAGAACCTGAACCAACACCAGAACCTGAACCAACACCAGAACCTGAACCAACACCAGAACCTGAACCAACACCAGAACCTGAACCAACACCAGAACACTCTAAATCCTCAGAAGAACGTGATGTGATTTTTGTTGGTACAAAACCAATCATGACTTATGTTTCTGCAACTTTAACTCAACTTTCGACAAGACCAACTGTTACCATAAAAGCTAGGGGAAAAAGAATTACTCAAGCTGTTGATGTATCTCAAATGATTGTAAAACGAATGGACTCTGTTGGTTATGTAATAAGCGATGTAAGAATTTCATCTGATTCACTAACTTCTCAAGATGGTAAGCAACGTAATGTCTCTACCATGGAAATTGACATTTCAAAAGAATAA
- a CDS encoding LysE family transporter → MEQFLEFAVLVIVISASGVMAPGPLFAANISYGLKEGTKSGIKMATGHAVVELPLVILLGIGVFSLENFPEFRIIISILGAITLFVFATLQIRTVLRKKEFSIKNQKQGALITGVLLSGLNPFFIIWWLTIGFKLISDAMLIWAFSGMLIMFGLHIWMDFAWLGAISFLASKSSKIISNKNYKILMIGLSGILIYFGITFLQEVQY, encoded by the coding sequence ATGGAACAGTTTTTAGAATTTGCAGTTTTAGTGATAGTTATCTCAGCATCAGGAGTCATGGCCCCAGGACCACTTTTTGCAGCAAACATATCATATGGATTGAAAGAGGGTACAAAATCAGGCATCAAAATGGCCACAGGTCACGCAGTAGTAGAATTACCTTTAGTAATTTTGTTGGGAATTGGTGTTTTTTCGTTAGAAAACTTTCCAGAATTTAGAATAATTATTTCTATTTTAGGAGCAATAACACTTTTTGTTTTTGCGACGTTACAAATCAGAACAGTTCTTAGAAAGAAAGAGTTTTCAATTAAAAATCAAAAACAAGGGGCGTTAATTACAGGGGTTTTACTAAGTGGTTTAAATCCATTTTTTATTATTTGGTGGTTAACTATAGGATTCAAATTAATTTCAGATGCGATGTTGATTTGGGCATTTTCAGGCATGCTAATCATGTTTGGATTACATATTTGGATGGATTTTGCATGGTTAGGAGCAATTTCATTTTTGGCATCAAAGAGTTCAAAAATCATTTCCAATAAAAATTACAAAATATTGATGATAGGATTAAGTGGTATTCTGATTTATTTTGGAATTACATTTTTGCAAGAAGTACAATATTAA
- a CDS encoding ABC transporter ATP-binding protein has protein sequence MDEILRIEHLKKHFIKKGMFGKQSDVVRATDDISFSVKKGEVFVLAGESGSGKSTIAKLILRSIQPDSGKIFFENNEIDNNPENLQKIRMGCQMIHQDPYDSINPRMKIGDIVSEPLEIHNIGDKNERKKRVIEVLQEVKLEPAEEIIKKYPHMLSGGQRQRVVLARALSLKPKVILADEPVSMLDVSIRAEMLELLQELQKKYNISFIYITHDLATARYFGQRIGILYLGKIVEIGPIDQVLLSPKHPYTQALIDAISEPNPDNLHKEKKIRINEPTNIGILQGCRFRNRCPYIIDKCELEPNLEKIGVEHFSACHVKIN, from the coding sequence TTGGATGAGATTCTTAGAATAGAGCATTTGAAAAAACATTTCATCAAAAAAGGAATGTTTGGAAAACAATCAGATGTTGTAAGAGCAACAGACGATATTTCATTTTCTGTAAAGAAAGGAGAAGTGTTTGTTTTAGCAGGAGAATCAGGTTCAGGAAAATCTACAATTGCAAAATTAATTTTAAGATCAATACAACCAGATTCCGGAAAAATATTTTTTGAAAATAATGAAATTGATAATAATCCTGAAAATTTGCAGAAAATTAGAATGGGATGTCAAATGATTCATCAAGATCCGTATGATTCGATTAATCCAAGAATGAAAATCGGAGATATAGTTTCAGAACCATTAGAAATTCACAACATAGGGGATAAAAATGAAAGAAAGAAGAGAGTAATTGAAGTTCTTCAGGAAGTAAAACTAGAGCCAGCTGAAGAAATTATTAAAAAATATCCACATATGTTGTCTGGAGGACAAAGACAAAGAGTAGTTTTAGCAAGAGCATTATCATTAAAACCCAAAGTCATCTTAGCTGATGAGCCAGTTTCAATGCTTGACGTGTCAATAAGAGCTGAAATGCTAGAATTATTGCAGGAACTTCAAAAAAAATACAATATTTCATTTATCTACATCACTCATGATTTGGCAACTGCAAGGTATTTCGGTCAAAGAATAGGAATTTTGTATTTAGGTAAAATCGTCGAGATAGGACCTATTGATCAAGTTCTACTAAGCCCAAAACATCCATACACACAGGCATTAATTGATGCAATATCAGAGCCAAACCCAGATAATTTACACAAAGAAAAAAAAATTAGAATTAATGAACCAACAAACATAGGTATTCTTCAAGGCTGTAGATTCAGAAACAGATGTCCATACATCATAGATAAATGCGAATTAGAGCCAAATTTAGAGAAAATAGGAGTAGAACACTTTTCAGCTTGCCATGTAAAAATTAACTAA
- a CDS encoding chromosome segregation SMC family protein: protein MVHVKKVEIFGFKSFGFKNTTVHFEPGLVSISGPNGSGKSNILDAIIFAMGENKPKVMRVDKLRSLIHDIEGNRRGPKMARSSVHFDNSDRKIPVDTDTVEITREMDANGENTYYLNKKKTNRSHILDLLDMANAGLGQLNAVQQGTVTRISEFTSEEKRKTIEDLIGLSYFDEKKAESVKQLDEADRRLEIALAKMGEIKKRIDELEEERNQKLRHDILERELNRYKAIAAANKLKVISSQKESKESTLHSVTTEITTFDDERSVLRNEIGALETEKSKLMTEANDYTQAKSALDTEIATAMEQYEIDNSAISASKKRIEQIESRIPEIKQELEEVENARSDIDTQILKIKESIEETNVKKNKINSDLEVVDSQRNKILDEQSQAAAKKSEIDEKIRTLTSELNDTKLKLSKLQHEKEESKIKVESNTVKLQGLEQGIEELTSSKLKLESMIKNHNATITELKSRIQKLQSKKSKIVSDMDEWGEILEKSNQAATRYESKIKTVKGFMHEDYTVAKLKEDAEQLGIEGLVYEMISWDKQYERSVLAVSSDWIKAIVVKDFATLLGIAEFARSRKLSKLKIIPMDSIPKFNLKLPTESGVIGVLSDFVRCKPAYSELKTFLFGNIVLTKTRESAYNVSQSGYKAVTMDGEYFEAKGGTVVIDIDSKISKLTKLISMSSDVDGLFQSINAVKKYLLLKKNAIKKLDDSIQLNSERLSISEQSLASTNEHYSTLTPRIESALNMKKQLTDRIADLTSRDQNIESEVLTNESHVESLLERISIVEDNYASGEQTRIANELSRINLKKAEVEKLYTTITNEYRDKASQLTTLETQDNREKSQSNRLHDEELSLNSEKEELQTKINELEIQKESKNQILVKLREKEQELIETSGSSIGQLKEFDDKLKVLSEKDRELTKQINTLERQSDSLNRDLRDLVENEVKLQQILSAFGFDKDMETFDVESIVQGLSAELASLNALNAKAPETYLEVSYGYRSMSTRKNSLEEERNSIVKFIENIEKDKRQTFLDAFDKVDKEIKLIFNKMTGGNAWLELQNEDDIFNSGISYLIQFPNKPKRESTSISGGEKTLAAIVFVLALQKLKPSPFYLFDEVDAHLDAPNSERLSNILEERSKESQFIMVSLKDSVVQKAKLIYGVFPKNGVSNVVTYKDKRMPSVRTT, encoded by the coding sequence TTGGTTCATGTAAAAAAAGTTGAGATCTTTGGTTTCAAGTCATTTGGTTTTAAGAACACGACTGTTCATTTTGAACCAGGACTTGTATCGATCTCAGGTCCAAACGGTTCTGGTAAAAGCAACATTTTAGATGCCATAATTTTTGCAATGGGTGAAAACAAACCCAAAGTTATGAGAGTTGACAAATTAAGATCACTGATTCACGATATTGAGGGAAATAGACGTGGACCAAAAATGGCAAGATCTAGTGTTCATTTTGATAACTCTGATCGAAAAATTCCTGTTGATACTGATACTGTTGAGATTACAAGAGAAATGGATGCTAATGGTGAAAATACATACTATCTGAACAAAAAGAAAACTAATCGAAGTCATATTCTTGATTTGCTTGATATGGCAAATGCTGGATTGGGACAACTCAATGCAGTCCAACAAGGAACCGTTACAAGAATCTCTGAATTCACATCTGAAGAAAAAAGAAAAACAATTGAAGATTTAATCGGGCTGTCATATTTTGACGAAAAAAAGGCTGAATCTGTTAAACAACTTGATGAGGCAGACAGAAGGCTGGAAATTGCTCTTGCAAAAATGGGTGAAATCAAGAAACGTATCGATGAACTTGAAGAAGAGCGTAATCAGAAACTACGTCATGATATTCTTGAGCGTGAACTAAATAGGTACAAGGCAATAGCAGCTGCCAATAAACTCAAAGTAATCTCTAGCCAAAAAGAGTCTAAAGAATCTACTTTGCACTCGGTCACCACTGAAATCACTACCTTTGATGATGAAAGAAGTGTCTTGAGAAATGAAATTGGAGCACTGGAAACTGAAAAATCAAAATTGATGACTGAAGCAAATGATTACACTCAAGCAAAATCTGCCCTTGACACTGAAATTGCCACTGCCATGGAACAATATGAAATTGATAACAGTGCAATTTCTGCATCAAAGAAGAGAATAGAACAAATTGAATCTAGAATTCCAGAAATAAAACAAGAACTTGAAGAAGTTGAAAATGCCCGAAGTGACATTGATACTCAAATTTTAAAAATTAAAGAATCAATTGAAGAAACTAATGTAAAGAAAAACAAAATAAATTCTGATTTAGAAGTTGTTGACTCCCAAAGAAATAAAATTTTAGATGAACAATCACAAGCAGCTGCTAAAAAATCTGAAATTGATGAAAAAATTAGGACGTTGACTTCTGAATTAAATGATACAAAACTTAAACTCTCTAAACTTCAACACGAAAAAGAAGAATCAAAAATTAAGGTTGAATCAAACACTGTAAAACTTCAAGGACTTGAACAAGGAATTGAAGAACTCACTTCATCAAAATTGAAATTAGAATCTATGATAAAAAATCACAATGCAACAATTACTGAACTAAAATCTAGAATTCAAAAATTACAATCAAAAAAATCTAAAATTGTTTCTGATATGGATGAGTGGGGTGAAATTCTTGAAAAATCTAACCAAGCTGCAACACGTTATGAATCAAAAATTAAAACTGTAAAGGGATTCATGCATGAAGACTACACTGTTGCAAAATTAAAAGAAGATGCAGAACAACTAGGAATTGAAGGTCTTGTTTATGAAATGATTTCTTGGGATAAACAGTATGAGCGTTCTGTATTAGCTGTAAGTTCTGATTGGATTAAAGCAATAGTTGTGAAAGACTTTGCAACTCTTCTTGGAATTGCAGAATTTGCAAGATCTAGAAAATTGTCTAAACTCAAGATAATCCCTATGGATTCAATTCCTAAATTCAATCTGAAACTACCTACTGAATCTGGTGTGATAGGTGTACTTTCAGACTTTGTTCGTTGTAAACCTGCTTATTCTGAACTCAAAACCTTCCTATTTGGCAATATTGTCCTCACAAAAACTCGGGAATCTGCTTACAATGTTTCCCAATCTGGATACAAGGCAGTTACTATGGATGGTGAATACTTTGAGGCAAAAGGTGGTACGGTTGTTATTGATATTGACTCAAAGATATCAAAACTTACAAAATTAATTTCAATGAGCAGTGATGTTGATGGATTATTCCAATCAATCAATGCTGTAAAGAAATACCTTCTGTTGAAAAAGAATGCAATTAAAAAATTAGATGATTCTATCCAATTAAATTCAGAACGTCTTTCAATCTCTGAACAATCCTTGGCATCCACTAATGAACACTACTCTACTCTTACCCCTAGAATAGAATCTGCATTGAATATGAAAAAACAACTTACAGATAGAATTGCTGATTTAACTTCACGTGATCAAAATATTGAGTCTGAAGTTCTTACAAATGAATCTCATGTAGAATCTTTGCTAGAGCGTATTTCTATCGTGGAAGACAACTATGCAAGTGGTGAACAAACACGTATTGCAAATGAATTATCAAGAATTAACCTTAAGAAAGCAGAAGTTGAAAAATTATACACAACAATCACAAATGAATATCGTGACAAAGCTTCACAACTAACAACATTAGAAACTCAAGATAACCGTGAAAAATCTCAATCTAATAGACTCCATGATGAAGAACTTTCACTAAATTCAGAAAAAGAGGAATTACAAACAAAAATCAATGAACTAGAAATACAAAAAGAATCTAAAAATCAAATTCTTGTAAAATTAAGAGAAAAAGAACAAGAACTTATTGAAACATCAGGATCATCCATTGGTCAACTTAAAGAATTTGATGATAAATTAAAAGTTCTATCTGAAAAAGATCGAGAATTAACTAAACAAATCAATACTTTGGAGAGACAATCTGATTCTTTGAATAGAGATTTACGAGATTTGGTGGAAAATGAGGTAAAATTACAGCAAATTCTCTCTGCGTTTGGCTTTGATAAGGATATGGAAACATTTGATGTCGAGTCAATTGTTCAAGGATTATCTGCAGAACTGGCTTCACTTAATGCACTAAATGCAAAGGCTCCTGAAACATATCTGGAAGTATCTTATGGTTATCGTTCCATGTCTACTAGAAAGAATTCTCTTGAGGAAGAAAGAAACTCTATTGTCAAATTCATTGAAAATATTGAAAAAGATAAACGTCAAACATTCTTGGATGCATTTGACAAGGTCGATAAAGAAATTAAATTAATTTTCAATAAAATGACTGGTGGAAATGCTTGGTTAGAATTACAAAATGAAGATGATATATTTAATTCTGGAATCTCTTACCTGATCCAATTTCCAAATAAACCTAAAAGAGAATCTACTTCCATTAGTGGTGGTGAGAAAACATTAGCTGCAATTGTATTTGTACTTGCTTTACAAAAACTCAAACCCTCTCCATTCTACTTGTTTGATGAAGTAGATGCTCACCTTGATGCTCCAAACTCTGAACGCTTATCAAACATTTTAGAAGAAAGATCAAAAGAAAGTCAATTCATTATGGTCTCACTAAAAGACTCTGTAGTTCAAAAAGCAAAATTGATCTATGGGGTTTTCCCCAAAAATGGTGTTTCAAATGTTGTTACTTACAAAGATAAACGCATGCCTTCTGTTAGAACAACTTAG
- a CDS encoding proteasome assembly chaperone family protein, which translates to MFTKIKIKEFEPLNLEGGYLIDGFPSAGFSSAIATESMVHTSNFELKGIIDSDTFPPISIIKDGKPNYPSRIFVNEELKVSVFLSYLTLDQSLHKVTAKTMLKWAQKHKIGLIVSSIAVKSPNENEELIGIGSTDSAREKIKNAGLKVLEHGTIPGIPGALLNQASITGQDVIVIIFHTNGQGPDFKSSAQLCMAMSKLIPGTSCDILALQQEAEKAETVIKEAEEESKHMKDSMYM; encoded by the coding sequence ATGTTTACCAAAATTAAAATTAAAGAATTTGAGCCACTTAATTTAGAAGGAGGTTATCTCATCGATGGTTTTCCGTCAGCAGGTTTTAGCAGTGCAATTGCAACAGAATCAATGGTACATACATCGAATTTTGAATTAAAAGGAATTATTGATTCAGATACATTTCCCCCAATTAGCATAATCAAAGATGGAAAACCAAACTATCCATCAAGAATTTTTGTTAACGAAGAATTGAAAGTCAGCGTATTTTTATCATATCTCACACTTGATCAATCACTACACAAAGTTACAGCCAAAACAATGCTCAAGTGGGCACAGAAACACAAAATTGGATTGATTGTAAGTAGTATTGCTGTAAAATCCCCTAATGAGAATGAAGAATTGATTGGAATTGGAAGTACTGATTCAGCAAGAGAAAAAATCAAGAATGCAGGATTAAAAGTTTTAGAACACGGAACAATTCCAGGAATTCCAGGTGCATTATTAAATCAGGCAAGTATAACAGGACAAGATGTCATTGTAATTATTTTTCATACAAATGGGCAGGGACCAGATTTCAAATCAAGTGCACAATTATGTATGGCAATGTCAAAACTTATTCCAGGAACTTCATGCGATATTCTTGCTTTGCAGCAAGAGGCAGAAAAAGCTGAAACTGTTATCAAAGAAGCAGAAGAAGAATCAAAGCACATGAAAGATTCTATGTACATGTAA
- a CDS encoding carbon-nitrogen hydrolase family protein, producing the protein MTKLGLIQTIAHDTDQKAISEVSKILKKLGKNETEIVCLPEQWLKNNQISDWDLQFREFKEIAKDFQMTIIPGAFYETKRGQSSIVSPIIGPKGEFIGKQEKIHPFDYEKDRITPGKEAKIFKTACKFGVIICYDMVFPKVANTLATKGAQVLLSPSRIVKRGIEPWQMYVQVRALENRIPILAANVENQKFGGNSMIVDLNQNNKVVTTKITKLNGEQGRSHEFDLKKYESIRKKRFSDSNEFQ; encoded by the coding sequence ATGACAAAACTAGGATTGATTCAAACTATCGCACATGATACAGATCAAAAAGCAATTTCAGAGGTTTCCAAAATTCTAAAAAAATTAGGTAAGAATGAAACTGAGATCGTGTGCCTACCTGAACAATGGTTAAAAAATAATCAAATTTCAGACTGGGATTTACAATTTAGAGAGTTTAAAGAAATTGCCAAAGACTTTCAGATGACAATAATTCCAGGTGCATTTTATGAAACAAAAAGAGGTCAATCATCCATAGTATCACCAATTATTGGACCAAAAGGTGAATTCATAGGAAAACAAGAAAAAATACATCCATTTGACTATGAGAAAGACAGGATCACGCCTGGAAAAGAGGCCAAAATTTTCAAAACTGCCTGTAAGTTTGGAGTGATTATCTGCTATGATATGGTATTTCCCAAAGTAGCAAACACATTAGCCACAAAAGGAGCCCAAGTGTTGTTATCTCCAAGTAGAATCGTCAAGCGAGGCATAGAACCATGGCAAATGTATGTTCAAGTAAGAGCATTAGAGAACAGAATCCCAATTCTTGCAGCAAATGTTGAGAATCAGAAATTTGGAGGCAATAGTATGATAGTAGATTTAAATCAAAATAACAAAGTAGTCACGACAAAAATCACAAAACTAAATGGCGAACAAGGAAGATCACATGAATTTGACCTTAAAAAATATGAATCAATAAGGAAGAAAAGATTTTCAGATTCTAATGAATTTCAATAA
- a CDS encoding inositol-3-phosphate synthase, producing MAGRIKVGLVGIGNCFSGLIQGIEYYRQNPDQEVTGIIHDKLAGYGIHDIDFVCGFDVGENKVGKPLHEAIYAYPNMVDWIPKDELPKTDAKIYESPILDGVGLWVENRIKPVENPKSVEEITKEVKQVIKDTGVEIIVSYLPVGSDKVTEYWAQICLDTNTAFVNCIPSFIASDETWAKKFAEKNIPCIGDDIKGQVGATIVHRTLAKLCNDRGTKIEKTYQINVGGNTDFLNMKEQDRLVSKKISKTESVQSQLDERLDDDQIYVGPSDFIPFLGNTKLMFMRIEGRQWANIPYNMEVRLEVDDKANSAGIVIDAIRLAKIALDRGVGGPIKPASAYLMKHPIEQTSDVKAKAACEKFVAGD from the coding sequence ATGGCAGGTAGAATTAAGGTAGGATTAGTAGGAATTGGTAATTGTTTTTCAGGTTTAATTCAAGGTATTGAGTATTATAGACAAAATCCTGATCAAGAAGTTACTGGAATTATTCATGATAAATTAGCTGGTTATGGTATTCATGATATTGATTTTGTTTGTGGATTTGATGTTGGTGAAAATAAAGTAGGAAAACCTCTCCATGAGGCAATCTATGCATATCCCAACATGGTTGATTGGATTCCAAAAGATGAATTGCCAAAAACTGATGCTAAAATTTACGAAAGCCCCATTTTGGATGGTGTTGGTTTATGGGTGGAAAATAGAATCAAACCTGTTGAAAATCCAAAATCTGTTGAAGAAATCACTAAAGAAGTAAAACAAGTAATCAAGGACACTGGTGTTGAAATAATCGTATCTTACTTACCTGTGGGCTCTGATAAAGTAACTGAATATTGGGCACAAATTTGCCTTGACACCAACACTGCATTTGTAAACTGTATACCTTCATTCATTGCATCAGATGAGACCTGGGCAAAAAAATTCGCTGAAAAAAATATTCCTTGTATTGGTGATGACATCAAAGGACAAGTTGGTGCAACAATTGTTCACAGAACATTAGCAAAATTATGTAATGATAGAGGTACAAAAATTGAAAAGACTTACCAAATCAATGTAGGTGGTAATACTGATTTCTTAAACATGAAAGAACAAGATAGACTTGTTTCAAAGAAAATTTCTAAAACTGAAAGTGTTCAAAGCCAACTCGATGAAAGATTGGATGATGATCAAATTTATGTTGGCCCTTCTGACTTTATTCCCTTTTTAGGTAACACAAAACTCATGTTTATGAGAATTGAAGGACGTCAATGGGCAAACATTCCTTACAACATGGAAGTTCGTTTAGAAGTAGATGACAAAGCAAATTCTGCAGGAATTGTAATTGATGCAATTAGACTTGCAAAAATTGCTCTTGATAGAGGAGTTGGTGGTCCAATTAAACCTGCAAGTGCATATTTAATGAAACATCCAATTGAACAAACTTCAGATGTTAAAGCAAAGGCTGCATGTGAAAAGTTTGTTGCAGGCGACTAA
- a CDS encoding deoxyhypusine synthase, which yields MLEPGRPVKDIEISPNMPIEKIFEELSQSGGFESVNLSDGLEILTEMISDKQCLKFVSFVGAVISTGLRGIIKDMIKNKWFDVAITTCGALDHDIARHFSHYKEGSFTMDDRELADQDIHRLGNVLVPMDSYGPLIEEKMQAFLEEEYQNGVKEMTTAEICKMIGKHLGEDSFLYWAYKNDISVVVPGIMDGAVGSQIWLFTQKHNDFKLNMVGDANLLSGFIFKAEKSGAFMIGGGISKHHTLWWNQYREGLDYALYITTAQEFDGSLSGALVREAISWGKVTQKAKQATLHAEVTTILPFIYAALVSKLQK from the coding sequence ATGTTAGAACCAGGTCGTCCTGTTAAAGACATAGAAATTAGTCCAAACATGCCAATAGAGAAAATTTTTGAAGAGTTATCTCAATCAGGAGGATTTGAATCAGTGAATCTTTCAGACGGTTTAGAAATTCTAACAGAAATGATTTCAGACAAACAATGTCTCAAATTTGTTTCATTTGTAGGTGCTGTAATTTCAACAGGTCTAAGAGGAATCATCAAAGATATGATCAAAAACAAATGGTTTGATGTAGCAATTACAACATGTGGTGCATTAGATCATGACATTGCCAGACATTTTTCACATTACAAAGAAGGTTCATTCACAATGGATGATAGAGAGTTAGCAGATCAAGATATTCACAGATTAGGTAATGTTTTGGTGCCTATGGATAGTTATGGACCACTAATTGAAGAAAAAATGCAGGCATTCTTAGAAGAAGAATATCAAAACGGGGTAAAAGAAATGACGACAGCAGAAATTTGTAAAATGATTGGAAAGCATTTAGGAGAAGATTCATTTCTTTATTGGGCATACAAAAATGACATTAGTGTTGTAGTTCCAGGAATTATGGACGGAGCAGTAGGAAGCCAAATTTGGCTATTCACACAAAAACATAATGATTTTAAGTTAAACATGGTAGGAGATGCAAATTTACTTTCAGGATTTATTTTCAAAGCTGAAAAATCAGGAGCTTTTATGATTGGAGGAGGAATTTCAAAACATCATACATTATGGTGGAATCAGTATAGGGAAGGATTAGATTATGCATTGTATATTACAACTGCACAAGAATTTGATGGAAGTCTTAGTGGGGCATTAGTTAGAGAAGCAATCTCATGGGGAAAAGTTACACAAAAAGCTAAACAAGCAACACTTCATGCAGAAGTTACAACAATTTTACCATTTATTTATGCAGCACTAGTATCAAAATTACAAAAATAG